A stretch of DNA from Diospyros lotus cultivar Yz01 chromosome 14, ASM1463336v1, whole genome shotgun sequence:
ttattattaaaaaaaaatactaatctGTATTTGAGGTATTTCAGCGTCAAATTTGCGTTGCACAGGACTTTCGACAATTATGTAGATTTCGTTACACGCAGCCAAGGCACATCACGATTCACGAGGCCACGCaaaactatttatttatttatttgtccaCGGCCAAGCTAACAATGTCATGGGTCCAGGCAACAATGTCATTTCAGGAATCATTtcgttattttctcatttaacccccccaaaaaaataaataaatagggaCACCCCATGAGTTTTGGAAACTGTAACAGGTTTAGTTTAGCGTTAACAAAAAGGGTAATaggtttagatttttatttttgatggtaGATAATTGAGTGTTATAGGAAGAGATTTTATATGTTTGAAATTGTTATGTTGTATGCTATAGATAAATGTTAacaacaaaacatttatttgatgcggtcaaaattaaaaaggatTGTGGGCCTCACTCACACACACCCTCTTACATGCTCGTTTCGGGTTTGTATATTTATAGTGGAttagtaaaattttttattaaagcaTCTTAATTTGGGATTAACCCCCTTGCGTCGATCGTGCTCTCGATTTTGATAAATAAGGTAAATTACATGTGGAGATTTTGTCTCATCATGTAGGGTAAGAAATTGAATTTACAACTTATTAGTGTAAATTCTAACTTATTGTGATTCAAACACTTAACATGTACCCTAAAGACTATTGCATCTTAACTAATATCATATGTTTTCCACCCATGTATTGTATAACGGGACAACGCCAAACCATATAGAtcattacattattattatttttttttggtttagtaCTTTACTAGTGTTATGATTTGcaatttaaaatgtattaatatTGTCATTTATATTTCTATGTCATCTACATTTGAATTTCATGTGTATTGCATGTGGCCTTAATTTCATTTGCatgtgaatttattatttggGTTGTGTATACATAAGCTAGGTTGGGCCGTTGGTGTTCGCAGCCCAACAAGTCTAAGCCCAAACTTATTGTGTCAAAGTCATTTATCCCATCCATGTATTTggcccacatatatatatgagtgagATTTGGAGAAATTAGAAGGAAGCTTCATTTTTGCTTGACACAAACACACGAACAGAAAGCCCTAATTaggcaagaagaagaacacTGCACGCGAAGAGCTCGATCGAGACGATCAAGAAGGCACTCGACGATCAGAACGGACAAACGAACCACAAAGCGTTTCCAATCTTGTCTCGCAGTCAGTATGTATCACTTGGGGTGGTTTTTGTGAGAGATTGATAAAGTGTGAGTGTTGAGTTACTCAGGAATCTTGAGCATTGTACTTTGTTACATTTCTTGTTGTTATGGTTTCTAATTTGTGAGTTGCCGTGATGATCTTGTGCGTAAATGTATTCTGTAAATCCTTTGATTATTTTAGTGAATTGACTACAAGTAGAGCCTTTGTTGTAAGTAAAATCTTTTGATCTGAACACGtatatctctttttcttcagTGCATTGTGTTGTgatattaatttctattttgaCTTCTGATTTCGTATCATAGGCTTGGGTGCATTGTGTTGtgatattcatttctattttgacTTCTGATTTCGTATCTTGGCTGCGTATCATAGGTTAATCAACAATTAGCAACAAACTAACGACATTGTTTCTCTATGTCTCGCAGGCTAGAGGGAAAAGTGGCGCTGATTACCGGCGGAGCGAGCGGCATCGGCGAGTGCACCGCCAAACTCTTAGCCCAACACGGTGCCAAGGTCGTCGTGGCCGACATACAGGACGAATTGGGCCACTCAGTAACCGACGCCATAGGCTCCTCCAATTCCACCTACGTCCACTGCAACGTCACAGACGAGGAGCACGTCCAAAACGCCGTCGACAAAGCAGTCCAAACCTACGGCAAACTCGACATAATGTTCAACAACGCGGGCATCGTCGACGCCAGCAAAGCCCGGATCATCGACAACCACAAAGCCGACTTCGAGCGCGTCCTCGCCGTGAACGTGACCGGAGTCTTCCTGGGCATGAAACATGCCGCCCGAGTCATGGTTCCGGCCAGGAGGGGCAGCATAATTTCGACCGCCAGCATCAGCTCGAACCTCGGCGGCGCGGCGTCGCACGCCTATTGCTGCGCAAAGCACGCCGTGGTGGGGCTGACGAGGAACCTGGCAGTGGAGCTCGGGCAGTTCGGGATTCGGGTGAATTGCATGTCGCCGTACGCGATGGCGACGCCGCTGGCGACGAGGTTCGTGGGACTGCCGGATGAAGAGCTGGAGATGGCGATGAACAATTTGGCGAATCTTAAGGGGGTGACGCTGAAGACAGAGGACGTGGCCAATGCCGCCCTGTTTCTGGCCAGCGATGAAGCAAAGTATATTAGTGGACATAATCTCTTCATTGATGGTGGATTTAGCGTTCATAATTCTGCTTTCCAGTTGTTTAAGTATCCTCCTGAGGCTTGATCTTCTTATCCAATTCAACTTCATGGAAGAGGATCCCACCGAAGGAAATGTTGATGCTACAATttactcttttttctttctttgattatttatgaaaatttactgtcactatttttttttttgaagtatgCAGAAGACGGGATAGaag
This window harbors:
- the LOC127789674 gene encoding secoisolariciresinol dehydrogenase-like, with amino-acid sequence MAATGSLLSAMTRRLEGKVALITGGASGIGECTAKLLAQHGAKVVVADIQDELGHSVTDAIGSSNSTYVHCNVTDEEHVQNAVDKAVQTYGKLDIMFNNAGIVDASKARIIDNHKADFERVLAVNVTGVFLGMKHAARVMVPARRGSIISTASISSNLGGAASHAYCCAKHAVVGLTRNLAVELGQFGIRVNCMSPYAMATPLATRFVGLPDEELEMAMNNLANLKGVTLKTEDVANAALFLASDEAKYISGHNLFIDGGFSVHNSAFQLFKYPPEA